The following are encoded in a window of Cucurbita pepo subsp. pepo cultivar mu-cu-16 chromosome LG12, ASM280686v2, whole genome shotgun sequence genomic DNA:
- the LOC111806414 gene encoding 39S ribosomal protein L46, mitochondrial-like isoform X2 codes for MQRSFSLASQLAKRRGFSTNSEKIVASVLFERLPVVIPKIDPVVYAFQEFKFRWQQQYRRRYPDELLDKANARGKGDYQIDYVPAPRITEADKTNDRKSLQRALDRRLYLLLYGASIGAPDKKPVWHFPEKAYETEETLRKCAESALESVLGGLSHTYFVGNAPMAHMVVPPTETAQVPSLKRFFFKSQVIATNKFNIGKCEDFVWVTKDELMEYFPDQAEFFKKMIIS; via the exons ATGCAGAGATCGTTTAGTTTAGCCAGTCAGCTCGCTAAGAGGCGAGGTTTTTCGACGAATTCCGAGAAAATTGTGGCGTCTGTACTGTTCGAGAGGCTGCCTGTCGTGATTCCGAAGATTGACCCCGTGGTGTATGCATTTCAGGAGTTCAA GTTTAGGTGGCAACAACAATATCGGCGCCGATATCCTGATGAACTTTTAGATAAAGCTAATGCCAG GGGAAAAGGTGACTACCAAATTGATTATGTTCCAGCTCCACGGATTACTGAAGCTGACAAAACAAATGATAGGAA GTCACTGCAGAGAGCACTTGACAGAAGACTCTATCTTCTCCTCTATGGTGCCTCTATTGGGGCACCTGATAAGAAGCCTGTCTGGCACTTTCCAGAAAAAGCTTACGAGACCGAGGAGACATTACGTAAA TGTGCAGAGTCTGCCTTAGAGTCCGTTCTTGGAGGTCTTTCTCATACATATTTTGTCGGCAATGCTCCAATGGCTCATATGGTTGTACCACCTACAGAAACTGCTCAAGTTCCATCTTTGAAG CGATTCTTTTTCAAGTCTCAAGTGATCGCAACCAATAAATTCAACATTGGGAAATGTGAAGATTTTGTATGGGTTACAAAGGATGAATTGATGGAGTATTTTCCTGATCAAGCTGAATTTTTCAAGAAGATGATCATCAGTTGA
- the LOC111806414 gene encoding 39S ribosomal protein L46, mitochondrial-like isoform X1: MNGCTILVQPVLRASIMQRSFSLASQLAKRRGFSTNSEKIVASVLFERLPVVIPKIDPVVYAFQEFKFRWQQQYRRRYPDELLDKANARGKGDYQIDYVPAPRITEADKTNDRKSLQRALDRRLYLLLYGASIGAPDKKPVWHFPEKAYETEETLRKCAESALESVLGGLSHTYFVGNAPMAHMVVPPTETAQVPSLKRFFFKSQVIATNKFNIGKCEDFVWVTKDELMEYFPDQAEFFKKMIIS, translated from the exons ATGAATGGATGTACAATATTGGTTCAACCTGTTCTTAGAGCTTCGAT AATGCAGAGATCGTTTAGTTTAGCCAGTCAGCTCGCTAAGAGGCGAGGTTTTTCGACGAATTCCGAGAAAATTGTGGCGTCTGTACTGTTCGAGAGGCTGCCTGTCGTGATTCCGAAGATTGACCCCGTGGTGTATGCATTTCAGGAGTTCAA GTTTAGGTGGCAACAACAATATCGGCGCCGATATCCTGATGAACTTTTAGATAAAGCTAATGCCAG GGGAAAAGGTGACTACCAAATTGATTATGTTCCAGCTCCACGGATTACTGAAGCTGACAAAACAAATGATAGGAA GTCACTGCAGAGAGCACTTGACAGAAGACTCTATCTTCTCCTCTATGGTGCCTCTATTGGGGCACCTGATAAGAAGCCTGTCTGGCACTTTCCAGAAAAAGCTTACGAGACCGAGGAGACATTACGTAAA TGTGCAGAGTCTGCCTTAGAGTCCGTTCTTGGAGGTCTTTCTCATACATATTTTGTCGGCAATGCTCCAATGGCTCATATGGTTGTACCACCTACAGAAACTGCTCAAGTTCCATCTTTGAAG CGATTCTTTTTCAAGTCTCAAGTGATCGCAACCAATAAATTCAACATTGGGAAATGTGAAGATTTTGTATGGGTTACAAAGGATGAATTGATGGAGTATTTTCCTGATCAAGCTGAATTTTTCAAGAAGATGATCATCAGTTGA
- the LOC111806725 gene encoding methyl-CpG-binding domain-containing protein 4-like — protein sequence MAAARPTRTPMKSTRLPVGLYAAQCEECFKWRLISTQEEYEDIRSKLIEEPFTCHRKTDTSCKDPPDIEYDATRTWGIDKPNIPKTPEGFTRHLVVRKNFSKFDAYYVTPTGKTVRSPTEMQAFLGANPRHKDVPLTDFSFTIPRLMEETVPESILKEGLDSSSAKRFKKTKDEFAHTD from the exons ATGGCCGCTGCCAGACCTACAAGAACGCCGATGAAG TCGACACGGCTGCCAGTAGGTTTGTATGCTGCGCAATGTGAGGAATGCTTTAAATGGAGGTTGATAAGTACCCAAGAAGAGTACGAGGATATTAGAAGCAAGCTGATAGAAGAACCCTTTACATGCCATAGGAAAACCGATACTTCTTGCAAGGATCCTCCCGATATTGAGTACGATGCAACTCGAACTTGGGGCATTGACAAACCTAACATCCCAAAGACCCCAGAAGGTTTCACGAGACATTTGGTGGTCAGAAAgaatttctctaaatttgaTGCTTACTATGTTACACCCACAGGGAAGACAGTGAGATCCCCTACAGAGATGCAAGCCTTTCTAGGAGCAAATCCACGACACAAGGATGTACCTCTTACAGACTTCAGTTTTACAATCCCAAGATTAATGGAAGAAACTGTTCCTGAAAGTATCTTGAAAGAGGGCTTAGATAGCAGCAGTGCTAAAAGatttaagaaaacaaaggaTGAATTTGCCCATACTGACTGA